Genomic window (Arthrobacter sp. StoSoilA2):
TCGTCATCACCGGTATCCAGGTGGCCTTCCGTTACGGGCTGGGCACGACGACGGCTGACGGACTCAGTCCAGATGCCAGCCTTGCGCTCGGCTTCGAGTTCAGCACGGGCGGCAGCCTTCGCTTCCCGGCGCTCAAGCTGTTCATCGCGCTTTTGCGAACGTGTGGGACGGTCGCCGATGTCCGCGACGCGGATATCGGTACCACGGGGAGTCGCCAGGAGCTCGGCGCCTGCCATCATGGTGGGCTCCCAGTCGAAGACCACGCCATCGTCCTCGCCGATGACCACCGTATCGCCGGGCTTCGCTCCAACCTTGAAGAGCTCCGTCTCGACGCCCAGCTTGGCCAGGCGATCGGCCAGGTAGCCAATGGCTTCCTCGTTGGTGAAGTCGGTCTGCTTGACCCAGCGGACAGGCTTCTCGCCCAACACGCGGAACAGCGGCTCGAGGTTCTTTTCCTCGCGGCGGATCCGGAATCCGCTCTCGTTGACGGCGCGCGGACGAAGGATGGGCGGGGCAACCTTGGGAGGGGCAGTCTCTACGGCATCCCGCGCAGCCTTGACGATCTCCGCCATTGCGAAGCCAAGCTGGCGCAGGCCCTCATGGCTGGTTGCCGAGACTTCGAAGACACGGTAGCCGCGTGCTTCGAGGTCCGGACGAACGAACTCCGCCATGTCCTTGCCATCCGGAAGATCCACTTTGTTCAGGACAACAAGCTTGGGACGCTCGTTCAACGGCACTACTTCGCCGTCTACGCCGGCGTAGCTCATGTCCACGGCGTACTTCTCCAGTTCCGCCTCAATGATGGCCAGATCGGAGAGTGGATCACGGTCCGATTCCAGGGTTCCGCAGTCCAGGACGTGAACCAGGGCCGCGCAGCGTTCAACGTGGCGCAGGAAGTTGTGGCCAAGGCCCTTGCCCTCGCTGGCGCCTTCGATCAGGCCGGGCACATCGGCGATGGTGAACCGGATGTCGCCGGCCTGGACGACGCCAAGGTTGGGAATGAGGGTGGTGAAGGGGTAGTCGGCAATCTTTGGCCGGGCAGCGGACATGGCCGCAATGAGGCTGGATTTTCCAGCGGAGGGGAATCCGACCAGCGCGATATCGGCGATGGACTTCAGTTCCAGCACGATGTCGCTGGATTCGCCTTCAATGCCCAGTAGCGCGAAGCCGGGCGCGCGCCGCTTTTGCGAGGACAGTGAGGCGTTTCCGAGACCGCCCTGGCCTCCTGCCGCGGCAACATACTCCGTGCCTTCGCCCACGAGGTCAGCGAGGACCTCGCCGTCCTTCGTCTTCACCACGGTGCCGTCCGGCACGGGGAGGATCAAGGTTTCGCCGTTCTTGCCGCCACGCCAATCACCCATGCCAGGGCCACCGTTGGTGGCGTGGCGGTGGGGGGCGTGG
Coding sequences:
- the obgE gene encoding GTPase ObgE, with product MASFVDRVVLHVSGGTGGHGCVSVKREKFKPLGGPDGGNGGNGGDVILRVSAQTTTLLDYHHAPHRHATNGGPGMGDWRGGKNGETLILPVPDGTVVKTKDGEVLADLVGEGTEYVAAAGGQGGLGNASLSSQKRRAPGFALLGIEGESSDIVLELKSIADIALVGFPSAGKSSLIAAMSAARPKIADYPFTTLIPNLGVVQAGDIRFTIADVPGLIEGASEGKGLGHNFLRHVERCAALVHVLDCGTLESDRDPLSDLAIIEAELEKYAVDMSYAGVDGEVVPLNERPKLVVLNKVDLPDGKDMAEFVRPDLEARGYRVFEVSATSHEGLRQLGFAMAEIVKAARDAVETAPPKVAPPILRPRAVNESGFRIRREEKNLEPLFRVLGEKPVRWVKQTDFTNEEAIGYLADRLAKLGVETELFKVGAKPGDTVVIGEDDGVVFDWEPTMMAGAELLATPRGTDIRVADIGDRPTRSQKRDEQLERREAKAAARAELEAERKAGIWTESVSRRRAQPVTEGHLDTGDDD